One part of the Methylobacterium mesophilicum SR1.6/6 genome encodes these proteins:
- a CDS encoding cytochrome P450, translating into MADANLLGQIKDYANRADPYPLYARLRRSPVSRQDEVGEESEAPGEVARSVWVAASHAAITRLQNDPRLSVETQPPTKRPSTGNPVTDYLVNPIKDRITDRHQPFLFRDPPAHDLLRAATVRQFAPERVHAMRARSERLVGEMLDRKIGARVIDVVDDVAYPLPVAVICELFGVPDGDEARFSDWSSQLATAVEPGVVVSDEARMDNARAFDGISDYLSDLIAEKRKRPRDDLLSGLANQVTQDGYRMGDFDLISTAILILVAGHETAVNLIANAWLTLLRHPDELARLRADPSRAPRVVEEVMRYDPPVQLVTRKTLSAIDIAGITIPADETLILMMAAGNRDPASFPDPDRFDPDRTGTRHLGFGGGLHYCVGAPLGRFEAEAALTALARRLKAPHLIEDPPPYRRPATLRGPERLRVAVEGIL; encoded by the coding sequence ATGGCCGACGCCAACCTCCTCGGGCAGATCAAAGACTACGCCAACCGCGCCGACCCATACCCACTCTACGCTCGCCTGCGTCGGAGCCCGGTCTCGCGCCAGGATGAAGTGGGCGAGGAGAGTGAGGCTCCGGGCGAAGTAGCGCGCAGCGTTTGGGTGGCAGCGAGCCACGCTGCCATCACGCGACTGCAGAACGACCCCCGCCTGAGCGTCGAGACCCAGCCGCCGACCAAGCGCCCGTCCACCGGCAACCCGGTGACCGACTACCTCGTCAACCCGATCAAGGACCGGATCACCGACCGACACCAGCCGTTCCTGTTCCGCGACCCGCCCGCGCACGATCTCCTGCGCGCCGCCACCGTGCGCCAGTTCGCCCCCGAGCGGGTCCACGCGATGCGAGCCCGCTCGGAGCGGCTGGTCGGCGAGATGCTCGACCGCAAAATCGGTGCGCGCGTGATCGACGTCGTCGACGACGTCGCCTACCCGCTGCCGGTCGCGGTGATCTGCGAACTGTTCGGGGTGCCGGACGGGGACGAGGCCCGGTTTAGCGATTGGTCGAGCCAGCTCGCCACAGCGGTCGAACCCGGTGTCGTGGTCAGCGACGAGGCCCGCATGGACAACGCCCGGGCCTTCGATGGCATCTCGGACTACCTCTCCGATCTCATCGCCGAGAAACGCAAGCGACCGCGCGACGACCTGCTCTCGGGGTTGGCCAACCAGGTCACTCAGGATGGCTATCGGATGGGCGACTTCGATCTGATCTCCACGGCGATCCTGATCCTGGTCGCCGGCCACGAAACCGCGGTGAACCTGATCGCCAACGCTTGGCTCACACTGCTGCGCCACCCGGACGAGCTGGCGCGCCTGCGCGCCGATCCGAGTCGCGCCCCGCGCGTGGTCGAGGAGGTGATGCGCTACGATCCTCCGGTGCAACTCGTCACCCGCAAGACGCTCAGCGCCATCGACATCGCCGGTATCACGATCCCCGCCGATGAGACGCTCATCCTGATGATGGCCGCCGGCAACCGTGATCCGGCCTCGTTCCCTGACCCGGACCGGTTCGATCCCGATCGCACCGGCACGCGCCATCTCGGTTTCGGCGGCGGCCTGCACTACTGCGTCGGCGCGCCCCTCGGCCGGTTCGAGGCGGAGGCCGCGCTGACTGCGCTGGCGCGCCGGCTGAAGGCCCCGCACCTGATCGAGGATCCGCCGCCCTATCGTCGCCCGGCGACCCTGCGCGGACCGGAGCGTCTGCGGGTGGCTGTCGAGGGGATCCTCTAG
- a CDS encoding NAD(P)/FAD-dependent oxidoreductase, with product MGSNSPVRAVVVVGAGLAALRGAEAMRQAGYTGSLTIIGDESYRPYDRPSLSKHVLTGHISADATTLPSSLDGDVDWRLGSPAARLDRAAQVVHLADGSALSYDRLLIATGTRARPWPNPHERKLAGVHSLRCRDDAVALRAALVARPKRVLVIGGGLIGCEVASACRHLGLPVTLVQPGPAPLGRALGRYIGEIIGAMHKVRGVELRLGAEVEWLEDADGRLVRAHLADGTAIEADVAVTALGAVRNTEWLAGSGLSFDAGGVDCDADGHALDVDGRPDLAIAAAGDVARFPHPLYGGRRIAVEHWGHAVAQGVHAGRVLAGDKPERGYAALPAFWSGQAGVTIKSVGLTDGADAMTIAHGDPAAGRFLALYGRAGRCIAAVSVDCGRWLPAYAALIAENAPFPPKGAATDRAGPLKILASGLT from the coding sequence ATGGGATCTAACTCGCCCGTACGTGCTGTCGTGGTGGTCGGAGCAGGCCTCGCGGCCCTGCGTGGGGCCGAGGCTATGCGCCAAGCCGGCTATACGGGTTCGCTCACGATCATTGGGGACGAGTCCTACCGCCCTTACGATCGACCGTCGCTCTCCAAGCACGTCCTGACCGGTCACATCTCCGCAGACGCGACGACCCTGCCGAGCAGCCTCGATGGTGATGTCGACTGGCGCCTCGGCAGTCCGGCTGCGCGCCTCGATCGTGCGGCACAGGTGGTCCACCTCGCCGACGGATCGGCCCTGTCCTACGACCGCCTGCTGATCGCCACCGGCACCCGCGCCCGGCCTTGGCCGAACCCGCACGAGCGCAAGCTCGCCGGTGTCCATTCCCTGCGGTGCCGGGACGATGCGGTCGCCTTGCGCGCAGCGCTCGTCGCCAGGCCGAAGCGCGTTCTGGTGATCGGCGGCGGCCTGATCGGCTGCGAGGTCGCGAGCGCCTGCCGGCACCTCGGCTTGCCGGTGACCCTGGTTCAGCCCGGCCCGGCACCGCTCGGGCGCGCGCTCGGCCGGTATATCGGCGAGATCATCGGCGCCATGCATAAGGTTCGTGGTGTCGAACTGCGACTCGGCGCCGAGGTCGAATGGTTGGAGGATGCGGACGGCCGGCTCGTGCGCGCGCACCTCGCCGACGGCACCGCGATCGAGGCCGACGTGGCGGTGACGGCGCTCGGCGCGGTACGCAACACCGAATGGCTCGCGGGATCCGGTCTGTCGTTCGACGCGGGGGGCGTCGACTGTGACGCGGACGGTCATGCGCTGGACGTGGATGGGCGGCCCGATCTCGCGATCGCGGCGGCGGGCGACGTCGCCCGCTTCCCGCACCCGCTCTACGGCGGGCGCCGCATCGCCGTGGAGCATTGGGGGCACGCGGTCGCGCAGGGCGTGCATGCCGGACGTGTGCTCGCCGGGGACAAGCCCGAACGGGGCTACGCCGCATTGCCCGCCTTCTGGTCCGGGCAAGCGGGCGTGACGATCAAGTCGGTCGGCTTGACCGACGGTGCGGACGCCATGACGATCGCGCACGGCGATCCAGCCGCAGGGCGCTTCCTCGCCCTCTACGGTCGGGCGGGACGGTGCATCGCCGCCGTGTCGGTGGATTGTGGGCGCTGGCTGCCGGCCTACGCCGCACTCATCGCCGAGAACGCGCCGTTTCCACCAAAGGGGGCCGCGACCGATCGGGCCGGCCCACTCAAGATCCTCGCGTCTGGCCTGACCTGA
- a CDS encoding glycosyltransferase family 4 protein — translation MRTALLTWDYPPSPSGLSTAAREIAESLGEAGAAVTVFTLDRTGHEQTGGVAVSGLALAPGSPLARLRLWGSAGHLAAPLAFRRAVLAAHDEAPFDVVEATNWYAPAALLAGRRDLPLVTRSSTPATFTRDPAGSLRNRLDGWMADGLERRQAAGSAGLIANTAAHGAAVARAYGLTGRQPEAVIGLSLSPEVTAAARSAPYPQAAEPVRLLFVGRAEARKGFCALLGAAAILGAEHAQGALPAFRLDLVGVPPDDLPTDLPEAARRHIQARGRIDGLSLSEAYAEAHAVLAPSRYESFGLVYQEALAYGRPVVACAEDASARAFVGAPGAGPLASAATGPALADALRPLLTDPNLRRAYRTRALAAAGRFSRASLGRETLALYERAIAAARGG, via the coding sequence ATGCGCACAGCCCTTTTGACCTGGGACTACCCGCCATCCCCGAGCGGCCTGTCGACCGCGGCCCGGGAGATCGCCGAGAGCCTTGGGGAGGCCGGCGCGGCGGTGACGGTCTTCACCCTCGACCGGACCGGACATGAACAGACGGGCGGCGTCGCAGTGTCGGGCCTCGCCCTGGCGCCCGGAAGTCCCCTGGCGCGCCTGCGCCTCTGGGGCTCGGCCGGTCATCTCGCCGCCCCGCTCGCCTTCCGGCGCGCCGTCCTCGCCGCCCACGACGAGGCGCCGTTCGACGTCGTCGAGGCGACGAACTGGTACGCGCCGGCCGCGTTGCTGGCCGGCCGTCGAGATCTGCCGCTGGTAACCCGCAGCTCGACGCCGGCCACCTTCACACGCGACCCGGCCGGCAGCTTGCGGAACCGCCTCGATGGCTGGATGGCCGACGGCCTGGAGCGCCGACAGGCCGCGGGAAGCGCCGGGCTCATCGCCAACACGGCGGCGCACGGGGCGGCGGTCGCTCGAGCCTACGGCCTGACCGGACGGCAGCCCGAAGCGGTGATCGGTCTCAGCCTTTCCCCCGAAGTCACCGCTGCCGCGCGCAGCGCCCCCTATCCCCAGGCGGCGGAACCGGTCCGCCTGCTCTTCGTCGGGCGGGCGGAGGCGCGGAAAGGGTTCTGCGCCCTTCTCGGCGCGGCCGCGATCCTCGGTGCCGAGCATGCGCAGGGCGCGCTGCCCGCCTTTCGGCTTGACCTCGTCGGGGTCCCGCCAGACGATCTCCCGACCGATCTGCCCGAGGCTGCGCGGCGGCACATACAGGCTAGAGGTCGAATCGACGGCCTATCGCTGTCAGAGGCCTATGCCGAGGCCCATGCGGTGCTCGCGCCCTCACGCTACGAGAGCTTCGGACTCGTCTACCAGGAGGCGCTCGCCTACGGCCGACCGGTCGTGGCCTGCGCCGAGGATGCGAGCGCCCGCGCCTTCGTCGGCGCGCCCGGCGCCGGTCCCTTGGCCTCGGCAGCGACCGGACCGGCCCTCGCCGATGCCCTGCGCCCGCTCCTCACCGATCCGAACCTGCGCCGCGCCTATCGCACCCGCGCCCTGGCGGCGGCCGGGCGCTTCAGCCGGGCGAGCCTCGGGCGCGAGACCCTGGCGCTCTACGAACGGGCGATCGCGGCGGCGCGCGGCGGCTGA
- a CDS encoding glycosyltransferase family 4 protein: MLRVAQVAPNIFPVPPGHHGGTERVVHDLSTALRSLGVELTLFASSDSATDLPRVGDYPSLAALERQYGRVAPGVPASLDALQLEALCRRLDAFDIVHCHGEFAHAALLGARRRHSLTTIHWRVDELDRALFFQGFPDLPVAAISAAQAAGIPASNRAGIVHHGIDRTRYSLRGVPDDHVAFVGRMTDQKRPDVAIRVARAAGLPIRLGGTIDVGNPDYFDQRVRPLLGTDATYLGPVDDARKGELLGAARALLFPIDWPEPFGLVMIEAMACGTPVVAWNRGSVPEIVEDGVTGFIVSTEAEAVAALARIGQLDRATVRRRFEERFTAERMARDYLALYQRLLAA; this comes from the coding sequence GTGCTTCGCGTCGCGCAGGTCGCTCCAAACATTTTTCCCGTTCCCCCAGGCCATCACGGCGGCACCGAGCGGGTTGTGCACGATCTCAGCACAGCGCTACGAAGCTTGGGCGTGGAACTAACATTGTTTGCTTCTTCGGACAGTGCGACAGACTTGCCGCGCGTCGGCGACTATCCGAGCCTCGCCGCTCTGGAACGTCAATACGGGCGCGTCGCACCCGGGGTACCGGCTTCCCTGGACGCCCTGCAGCTGGAGGCCCTTTGCCGGCGGCTGGACGCGTTCGACATCGTTCATTGCCATGGCGAATTTGCGCATGCGGCTCTCCTGGGCGCGCGTCGCCGGCACAGCCTGACCACCATCCACTGGCGGGTGGACGAACTCGACCGGGCGCTTTTCTTTCAGGGCTTCCCCGACCTTCCCGTGGCGGCGATTTCGGCCGCGCAGGCCGCCGGCATCCCGGCCTCCAACCGGGCCGGCATCGTGCATCACGGCATTGACCGGACCCGCTACAGCCTTCGCGGCGTACCGGACGACCATGTCGCCTTCGTCGGCCGCATGACCGACCAGAAGCGGCCCGACGTGGCGATCCGCGTCGCCCGCGCCGCCGGCCTGCCGATCCGGCTCGGCGGCACGATCGATGTCGGCAACCCGGACTATTTCGATCAGCGGGTGCGGCCCCTACTCGGCACCGATGCGACCTATCTCGGGCCCGTCGACGATGCTCGGAAGGGCGAGCTCCTGGGGGCGGCCCGGGCGCTTCTGTTCCCGATTGACTGGCCCGAGCCCTTCGGCCTCGTGATGATCGAGGCGATGGCCTGCGGGACACCGGTGGTCGCCTGGAACCGAGGCTCGGTCCCCGAGATCGTCGAGGACGGGGTCACGGGCTTTATCGTCTCCACCGAGGCCGAGGCGGTCGCAGCCCTCGCCCGCATCGGGCAGCTCGACCGCGCAACAGTCCGCCGCCGATTCGAGGAACGGTTCACCGCCGAGCGCATGGCGCGGGATTACCTGGCCCTCTACCAGCGCCTGCTCGCCGCCTGA
- a CDS encoding HAD-IIB family hydrolase, producing MFVLHIALQGCLRGDGVVYGLTADTGGHIRYLLDLVSAAVQDRDLTRIVVATRLFRGSLGDAYAVPEEPIADKVTLVRLASASPDYCAKEAMHAEVASFAENLIGWIAAQDRAPDLIHAHYADAATVATLVEDRLGIPFVFTAHSLGRVKATMLGTVPVQPDLARRIAAEEEALARAQLVIASSRDEAEVQYAGYAAYDPGHVRVLPPGSDLARFAAAKPHPRVDAVIDRFLEDPAKPAVLALARPVARKNLAALVRAYGESRALQARANLVIVAGTRDDIDTLDGDMAATMRDLLVLIDRYDLYGRVAYPKTHRPEDVPAIYAYARARGGLFVNPALNEPFGLTLLEASAAGLPLVATDSGGPNDIVETCGNGLLVDPRAHGAIAEACLRILGDPALYARCVAGGARAAAAYDWDRHAARYHVLLRALLAAEPPASAPRQLLVCDIDNTLVGCDAAMGIFRRWRSRQAGLAFGVATGRSFHSAMAVLEQQDSPRPQVMITSVGSEIYHLDANGVTYTADAAWRQIIAPGWDRPAVRAALDELDGLSPQGPLEQRVLKLSYFGDTAAERRVRARLAEAGIAARVIHSHGRYLDVLPEAASKGTAVDHVRALYDLPEHAVFVAGDSGNDIEMLGARVHAIIVANYSDDLASHAALKHSYVSRRTHARGIIEGVSHFRRMLADVG from the coding sequence ATGTTCGTCCTGCACATCGCCCTGCAGGGCTGCCTGCGCGGTGACGGCGTCGTCTACGGGCTTACCGCCGACACCGGCGGCCATATCCGCTACCTGCTCGATCTGGTTTCGGCCGCGGTGCAGGATCGCGATCTCACTCGAATCGTGGTGGCGACCCGTCTGTTTCGTGGCTCCCTCGGTGACGCCTACGCCGTGCCTGAAGAGCCGATCGCCGACAAGGTCACGCTCGTGCGGCTCGCGAGCGCGTCCCCGGACTACTGCGCCAAGGAGGCGATGCACGCCGAGGTCGCGTCCTTCGCCGAGAACCTCATCGGCTGGATCGCCGCCCAGGACCGGGCGCCGGATCTCATTCACGCGCACTACGCGGACGCGGCGACGGTGGCGACCCTGGTGGAGGATCGCCTTGGCATCCCCTTCGTGTTTACGGCCCATTCCCTGGGACGCGTGAAGGCGACGATGCTGGGCACGGTCCCCGTCCAGCCCGACCTCGCGCGCCGAATCGCCGCCGAGGAGGAGGCGTTGGCGCGGGCCCAACTCGTGATCGCCTCCTCGCGGGACGAGGCCGAGGTGCAGTACGCCGGTTATGCGGCCTACGATCCCGGGCACGTCCGCGTCCTACCTCCGGGAAGCGACCTCGCTCGCTTCGCCGCGGCCAAGCCGCATCCCCGGGTCGACGCCGTGATCGACCGCTTCTTGGAGGATCCGGCCAAGCCGGCGGTCCTGGCGCTCGCCCGGCCGGTGGCGCGCAAGAATCTCGCGGCGCTGGTGCGCGCCTACGGCGAGAGTCGTGCGCTCCAGGCCCGCGCCAATCTCGTGATCGTCGCCGGGACCCGCGACGACATCGACACCCTCGACGGCGACATGGCCGCGACGATGCGCGACCTCCTGGTCCTGATCGACCGTTATGACCTCTACGGGCGTGTCGCCTACCCCAAGACCCATCGTCCGGAGGATGTGCCGGCGATCTACGCCTATGCTCGGGCCCGGGGCGGCCTGTTCGTCAACCCGGCCCTCAACGAGCCGTTCGGCCTGACGCTGCTGGAGGCCTCGGCCGCCGGCTTGCCGCTGGTCGCCACCGACAGCGGCGGCCCCAACGACATCGTCGAGACCTGCGGCAACGGGCTCTTGGTCGATCCCCGGGCCCACGGGGCGATCGCGGAAGCGTGCCTGCGGATCCTGGGCGATCCGGCCCTCTACGCGCGCTGCGTGGCTGGCGGCGCCCGGGCAGCGGCGGCCTACGACTGGGATCGGCACGCCGCCCGCTATCACGTCCTACTGCGCGCGCTGCTGGCCGCGGAACCGCCCGCCTCGGCTCCTCGGCAATTGCTCGTCTGCGACATCGACAACACGCTGGTCGGCTGCGACGCAGCGATGGGAATCTTCCGCCGGTGGCGCAGCCGGCAGGCGGGGCTGGCTTTCGGCGTCGCCACCGGCCGGTCCTTTCACAGCGCCATGGCGGTGCTGGAGCAGCAGGACAGCCCCCGGCCCCAGGTGATGATCACCTCGGTGGGGTCCGAAATCTACCACCTCGACGCCAACGGCGTGACCTACACGGCGGACGCCGCGTGGCGCCAGATCATCGCGCCCGGCTGGGATCGGCCCGCCGTGCGGGCGGCGCTCGACGAGCTCGACGGGCTGAGCCCCCAGGGTCCTCTGGAGCAGCGGGTCCTGAAGCTGAGCTATTTCGGTGATACCGCGGCCGAACGGCGCGTCCGCGCGCGCTTGGCAGAGGCCGGTATCGCCGCGCGCGTGATCCACAGTCATGGACGGTATCTCGACGTCCTGCCGGAGGCCGCCTCGAAGGGTACCGCGGTCGATCACGTCCGAGCCCTGTACGACCTACCGGAGCACGCCGTGTTCGTGGCTGGCGATTCCGGCAACGACATCGAGATGCTGGGCGCTCGGGTGCACGCGATCATCGTGGCGAACTATTCGGATGACCTCGCAAGCCATGCCGCCCTGAAGCACTCCTACGTGTCCCGCCGGACCCACGCCCGGGGCATCATCGAAGGGGTCTCGCACTTCCGCCGGATGCTCGCCGATGTCGGATGA
- a CDS encoding glycosyltransferase family 2 protein: MSDEHGGEPAPSVLTLVRGRTDRLRNLMQGLARQTLPPRELVIAWMQPERAPDLPDPGCPVRHIHVSGEPMPLAAARNRAAEAATADLLLFLDVDCIPSPGLVAAYAGAARTTRGLFLGEVLYLPPRALEHDPDPTVLDRLGRPHPARPALPETGLRPEPDAGQLWGLSFALPSAAWRAAGGMDEAFVGYGGEETDFAARLAASGLPTFWVAGARAYHQHHPVHVPPLQHFAPILANAARFRARHGRWCMTYWLDQFRAAGLIDWHADAPAIRLIRPPTGPEIAAALRPNALFS; this comes from the coding sequence ATGTCGGATGAGCACGGGGGGGAGCCGGCTCCCAGCGTCCTGACCCTGGTCCGCGGCCGGACCGACCGCCTGCGCAACCTGATGCAGGGTCTCGCCCGCCAGACGCTGCCCCCGCGGGAACTGGTCATCGCCTGGATGCAGCCGGAGCGTGCACCGGATCTACCCGATCCCGGCTGCCCGGTGCGGCATATCCACGTGTCGGGCGAGCCGATGCCGCTCGCCGCCGCCCGCAACCGGGCCGCCGAGGCGGCCACGGCGGATCTCCTGCTTTTCCTCGACGTGGATTGCATCCCCTCGCCCGGTCTGGTGGCGGCCTATGCGGGGGCGGCCCGGACGACGCGGGGACTGTTCCTCGGCGAAGTCCTCTACCTGCCGCCCCGGGCGCTCGAACACGATCCCGATCCCACGGTGCTGGACCGCCTGGGCCGGCCCCATCCGGCCCGGCCCGCCCTGCCCGAAACCGGTCTGCGGCCGGAACCCGATGCCGGCCAGCTCTGGGGCCTGTCCTTCGCCCTGCCGTCCGCGGCTTGGCGCGCGGCCGGCGGCATGGACGAGGCCTTCGTGGGCTACGGCGGTGAGGAGACGGACTTCGCCGCCCGGCTCGCCGCATCTGGGCTGCCGACCTTCTGGGTCGCGGGCGCCCGCGCCTACCACCAGCACCATCCGGTCCACGTGCCGCCCCTCCAGCACTTCGCGCCGATCCTCGCGAACGCGGCGCGGTTCCGGGCGCGGCACGGACGCTGGTGCATGACCTACTGGCTCGACCAGTTCCGCGCGGCCGGGCTGATCGACTGGCACGCCGACGCCCCCGCGATCCGCCTGATCCGGCCGCCGACCGGACCCGAGATCGCCGCCGCCCTGCGGCCCAACGCCCTGTTCTCCTGA
- a CDS encoding glycosyltransferase: MKKPIAFFVHHQGRGHANRTMAVAAEFARDRAVSVLTADPHLFDSFGRDIEIVALPNMIGAAVPTARLYAEPTPQVMHCVPLGLDAMRRTMRAILDHLDERGIGLFVVDVSAEIALLARIASVPAVQIRMHGDRSDIGHVGAYEACVGMLAPFDERLEQDEYPAHLRAKTFYSGGLCTSVDRVPERAEARAKLGLDPQREIVVAVTGGGGSGTPYAPLTVAARAEPNALWLTLGPTHREGHETDFSNLRELGWVPSVTDYLAAADIVIASAGDNTVHEVARVGGRLIVMPEWRYFAEQTRKAEALVRLGAAVQAPIWPGDLQSWRDLLARARALDGTTLRGLYAPEAAARAAGWLEELTDALWDLGPAGVEPSSFQNLAAE, from the coding sequence ATGAAGAAGCCGATCGCGTTCTTCGTCCATCACCAGGGCCGCGGCCACGCCAACCGCACGATGGCGGTGGCCGCCGAGTTTGCCCGAGACCGGGCCGTCTCGGTGCTGACCGCTGATCCGCACCTGTTCGACAGCTTCGGCCGTGACATCGAGATCGTGGCGCTGCCCAACATGATCGGCGCCGCTGTGCCGACGGCGCGCCTCTACGCCGAGCCGACGCCCCAAGTAATGCACTGCGTCCCCCTGGGTCTCGACGCGATGCGCCGGACCATGCGGGCTATCCTCGACCATCTCGACGAGCGCGGAATCGGCCTGTTCGTGGTCGATGTCTCGGCGGAGATCGCGCTGCTCGCGCGCATCGCCAGCGTGCCGGCGGTGCAGATCCGCATGCACGGCGACCGCTCCGATATCGGCCATGTCGGTGCCTACGAAGCCTGCGTCGGGATGCTCGCCCCCTTCGACGAGCGCTTGGAGCAGGACGAGTACCCGGCGCACCTGCGCGCCAAGACCTTCTACAGTGGCGGCCTGTGCACCAGCGTCGACCGGGTGCCGGAGCGCGCGGAGGCTCGCGCCAAGCTTGGCCTTGACCCTCAGCGCGAGATCGTCGTGGCGGTGACCGGCGGCGGCGGCAGCGGCACGCCCTACGCGCCACTCACAGTCGCAGCCCGCGCCGAACCCAATGCCCTGTGGCTCACGCTCGGGCCGACCCATCGCGAGGGCCACGAGACCGATTTCTCCAATCTGCGCGAACTTGGCTGGGTGCCGTCTGTGACGGACTACCTCGCCGCCGCCGACATCGTGATTGCCTCGGCGGGCGACAACACGGTCCATGAGGTCGCCCGTGTCGGCGGTCGCCTGATCGTCATGCCGGAATGGCGCTACTTCGCCGAGCAGACCCGCAAGGCCGAGGCGCTGGTCCGCCTCGGGGCCGCCGTGCAAGCCCCCATCTGGCCCGGCGATCTCCAGAGTTGGCGCGACCTCCTCGCCCGAGCCCGCGCCCTGGATGGGACCACCCTGCGCGGCCTCTATGCCCCCGAAGCCGCCGCCCGCGCCGCCGGCTGGCTCGAAGAGCTGACCGACGCGCTCTGGGACCTTGGACCCGCCGGGGTCGAACCCAGCTCGTTTCAGAACCTCGCGGCCGAATGA
- a CDS encoding glycosyltransferase family 2 protein, with product MSTVSVVTLAKGRPAHLRNVLLGLERQTQAPVEFIVAVMQDTPYDLPAVDFPMRQILVPGRELPLAAARNRGVAAASGDAVVFLDVDCIPAPELVADYARGLSELDGLLMGEVLHLPERATTEAWDYAGLDAVAEKHSDRRGPPASGIEICNDYRCFWSLNFAIQRATFLATGGFDERYTGYGGEDTDFGKLLDRSGIPIAWMKGARAYHQYHPHHMPPVHHLESVVRNAELFEAKWGYRTMGHWLYAFKVMGLIDDTPDRPIRILRRPDAADLALTGQQGHQPYTNSASVIRAIEARAGEPAPVTA from the coding sequence ATGTCCACCGTCTCCGTCGTGACCCTCGCGAAGGGCCGGCCGGCCCATCTGCGCAACGTGCTCCTTGGCCTGGAGCGCCAGACGCAGGCCCCCGTCGAGTTCATCGTCGCGGTGATGCAGGACACGCCCTACGACCTGCCCGCGGTCGATTTCCCCATGCGCCAGATCCTCGTGCCGGGCCGCGAATTGCCGCTCGCGGCCGCGCGCAACCGCGGCGTGGCGGCGGCATCCGGCGATGCTGTGGTCTTCCTCGACGTCGATTGCATCCCGGCGCCCGAACTCGTCGCCGATTACGCGCGGGGCCTCTCCGAGCTCGACGGGTTGCTGATGGGCGAGGTGCTGCACCTGCCCGAGCGCGCCACGACGGAAGCCTGGGACTACGCCGGGCTTGACGCCGTGGCGGAGAAGCATTCCGACCGCCGGGGCCCTCCTGCTTCCGGCATCGAGATCTGTAACGATTACCGCTGCTTCTGGTCGCTCAACTTCGCGATCCAGCGGGCCACCTTCCTGGCGACCGGCGGCTTCGACGAGCGCTACACCGGCTATGGCGGCGAGGACACCGACTTCGGCAAGCTCCTCGACCGGAGCGGCATCCCAATCGCCTGGATGAAGGGCGCGCGCGCCTATCACCAGTACCACCCGCACCACATGCCGCCGGTCCATCACCTCGAGAGCGTGGTGCGCAACGCCGAGCTGTTCGAGGCCAAGTGGGGCTACCGCACGATGGGCCACTGGCTCTACGCCTTCAAGGTGATGGGCCTGATCGACGACACGCCCGACCGGCCGATCCGCATCCTGCGCCGGCCCGACGCCGCCGATCTTGCGCTGACCGGCCAGCAGGGCCACCAGCCCTACACCAACTCAGCTTCGGTGATCCGTGCCATCGAGGCCCGGGCGGGCGAGCCCGCGCCGGTGACGGCGTGA
- a CDS encoding glycosyltransferase, whose amino-acid sequence MRIALLAHLRHPIAPPFAGGLEAYTWSLADGLAARGHAVTLFASGDSDARFALDPVIPIHHERSHAGLEHRSDVGLKSHLDSGYTAACDRIAAGGFDVLHNNSLSRLPLEKRRTAATPTVTSLHVPPYDALRWFVQASPAPGHRITATSRAQLDAWWPDGGPPEASVLHNGIDPAAWPYRPRGDGSAVWCARITPDKGAPHAIAAARRAGLPLTLFGPIEEPGYWEGQVAPLLGGSIRYGGQLSGADLAAEVGRASVFLATPCWDEPFGLAAIEAMACGLPVAGFARGAVPEVVGESGSLAAPGDEESLARAIGEAIAIPRPVPRGRVLRLFTRARWLDRCEALYAQACAVG is encoded by the coding sequence GTGAGGATCGCGCTCCTCGCTCATCTCCGCCACCCGATCGCCCCGCCCTTCGCGGGCGGCCTTGAAGCCTACACCTGGAGCCTCGCGGACGGACTCGCCGCCCGCGGCCACGCGGTCACGCTGTTCGCTTCCGGTGATAGCGACGCGCGCTTCGCCCTGGATCCTGTGATCCCGATCCATCACGAACGGAGCCATGCCGGCCTGGAGCACCGGAGCGATGTGGGGCTGAAGAGTCATCTCGACAGCGGCTACACCGCCGCCTGCGACCGGATCGCGGCCGGAGGCTTCGACGTGCTCCACAACAACAGCCTGAGCCGATTGCCCCTGGAGAAGCGGCGTACCGCTGCGACGCCGACCGTCACGTCGCTGCACGTGCCGCCCTACGATGCCCTCCGCTGGTTCGTGCAGGCGAGCCCCGCCCCGGGACACCGGATCACCGCGACGTCCCGGGCGCAGCTGGATGCGTGGTGGCCGGACGGGGGGCCCCCGGAGGCATCGGTGCTCCACAACGGCATCGATCCTGCCGCCTGGCCCTACCGACCGCGCGGCGACGGCAGCGCGGTCTGGTGCGCGCGGATCACGCCGGACAAGGGCGCGCCGCACGCGATCGCGGCGGCGCGTCGGGCCGGGCTTCCGCTGACCCTGTTCGGCCCGATCGAGGAGCCCGGATATTGGGAGGGGCAGGTCGCGCCGTTGCTCGGAGGATCGATCCGCTACGGCGGTCAACTCAGCGGTGCGGATCTGGCTGCGGAGGTCGGCCGCGCCTCCGTGTTCCTGGCCACCCCGTGCTGGGACGAGCCGTTCGGGCTGGCGGCGATCGAGGCGATGGCCTGTGGCCTGCCGGTCGCCGGCTTCGCCCGGGGCGCCGTCCCGGAGGTCGTTGGCGAATCTGGATCCCTCGCTGCGCCGGGGGACGAGGAGAGTCTTGCCCGCGCTATCGGCGAGGCGATCGCGATCCCGCGGCCGGTCCCGCGCGGGCGTGTCCTGCGCCTGTTCACCCGC